The Malus domestica chromosome 10, GDT2T_hap1 genome contains a region encoding:
- the LOC103415221 gene encoding magnesium transporter MRS2-3 isoform X1 translates to MRIPHPTHHPSKSATAPAEDDSDPTRPTMPGLGISVAGGLRKKGLGVRPWLLLDSSGQAQVVEAGKHAIMRRTGLPARDLRILDPLLSYPSTVLGRERAIVINLEHIKAIITAHEVLLLNSQDPSVTPFIEELQRRLLRHHQATTKPAKIQEKEGNANESNWYEMEEAEADAQVRRAAGGNGEGEATEKQGLEENRDGLKVLPFEFVALEACLEAACSVLESEAKTLEQEAHPALDKLTSKISTLNLEHVRQIKSRLVAITGRVQKVRDELEHLLDDDEDMAEMYLTDKLVQQHLENSSTSSLGERDDMDPEAPGSDMDDRGPTEISMEAGGDHLNFEGDPQNTDDPRHQFLRRDSHGTATSSTHSAIGKELDVEELEMLLEAYFVQIDGTLNKLSTLREYVDDTEDYINIMLDDKQNNLLQMGVMLTTATLAVSGLVVVAGVMGMNIHIDLFDKEKAGMPQFLWTVGGSTAGTIFLYATAIGCCKHKRLLE, encoded by the exons ATGAGAATCCCTCATCCCACTCACCACCCATCCAAGTCGGCCACAGCCCCAGCGGAGGACGACTCTGACCCGACCCGACCCACAATGCCCGGCCTCGGCATTTCGGTGGCCGGCGGGCTGCGGAAGAAGGGGCTTGGCGTGAGGCCATGGCTGCTTCTGGACTCCAGCGGGCAAGCCCAGGTTGTCGAGGCTGGCAAGCACGCCATCATGCGGCGGACCGGTCTACCCGCTCGGGACCTTCGGATCCTGGATCCGCTTCTTTCCTACCCGTCTACGGTGTTGGGTCGAGAGCGAGCTATCGTGATCAACTTGGAGCACATCAAGGCCATCATCACCGCCCATGAGGTCCTGCTGCTCAATTCCCAAGACCCGTCTGTCACTCCATTTATTGAGGAGCTTCAGCGGCGGCTTTTGCGCCACCACCAAGCCACCACCAAACCCGCGAAAATCCAG GAGAAGGAGGGCAATGCCAATGAATCGAATTGGTATGAAATGGAAGAAGCAGAGGCAGATGCACAAGTGAGAAGAGCTGCTGGTGGAAATGGGGAAGGTGAGGCAACAGAGAAGCAAGGTCTGGAGGAGAATCGTGATGGTTTGAAGGTTCTGCCTTTTGAGTTTGTTGCATTGGAGGCATGCCTTGAGGCTGCTTGCAGTGTCTTAGAGAGTGAA GCAAAAACATTGGAGCAAGAAGCTCATCCAGCTTTAGATAAGCTCACTTCAAAGATTAGTACTCTCAATTTGGAACACGTCCGCCAAATCAAGAGTCGCTTGGTTGCAATTACCGGCCGTGTTCAGAAG GTGAGGGATGAACTAGAACACTTgcttgatgatgatgaagatatGGCTGAAATGTATCTAACTGACAAGTTGGTTCAGCAACATCTTGAAAATTCGTCCACTTCGTCCTTGGGTGAGAGAGATGACATGGATCCTGAAGCTCCAGGATCAGATATGGATGACAG GGGTCCTACTGAAATCTCAATGGAAGCTGGTGGGGACCACTTGAATTTTGAAGGTGATCCTCAAAACACTGATGACCCCCGGCATCAATTTCTTAGAAGGGACAGCCATGGGACCGCTACTAGCTCCACGCATAGTGCTATAGGAAAGGAACTCGATGTAGAAGAGCTTGAAATGCTTTTGGAGGCATATTTTGTGCAAATTGATGGTACACTGAACAAGCTATCCACG CTGAGGGAGTACGTCGACGACACAGAGGATTACATCAACATAATGTTGGATGACAAACAGAACAATCTCCTCCAAATGGGGGTCATGTTGACAACAGCAACCCTGGCTGTGAGTGGCCTTGTTGTTGTAGCTGGTGTCATGGGCATGAACATCCATATTGACCTATTTGATAAAGAAAAAGCAGGGATGCCACAATTCCTGTGGACAGTTGGTGGCAGTACTGCCGGGACCATATTCTTATATGCGACTGCTATCGGATGCTGCAAGCATAAGCGCTTGCTGGAGTAG
- the LOC103415221 gene encoding magnesium transporter MRS2-3 isoform X2: protein MRIPHPTHHPSKSATAPAEDDSDPTRPTMPGLGISVAGGLRKKGLGVRPWLLLDSSGQAQVVEAGKHAIMRRTGLPARDLRILDPLLSYPSTVLGRERAIVINLEHIKAIITAHEVLLLNSQDPSVTPFIEELQRRLLRHHQATTKPAKIQEKEGNANESNWYEMEEAEADAQVRRAAGGNGEGEATEKQGLEENRDGLKVLPFEFVALEACLEAACSVLESEAKTLEQEAHPALDKLTSKISTLNLEHVRQIKSRLVAITGRVQKVRDELEHLLDDDEDMAEMYLTDKLVQQHLENSSTSSLGERDDMDPEAPGSDMDDRGPTEISMEAGGDHLNFEGDPQNTDDPRHQFLRRDSHGTATSSTHSAIGKELDVEELEMLLEAYFVQIDGTLNKLSTVYN from the exons ATGAGAATCCCTCATCCCACTCACCACCCATCCAAGTCGGCCACAGCCCCAGCGGAGGACGACTCTGACCCGACCCGACCCACAATGCCCGGCCTCGGCATTTCGGTGGCCGGCGGGCTGCGGAAGAAGGGGCTTGGCGTGAGGCCATGGCTGCTTCTGGACTCCAGCGGGCAAGCCCAGGTTGTCGAGGCTGGCAAGCACGCCATCATGCGGCGGACCGGTCTACCCGCTCGGGACCTTCGGATCCTGGATCCGCTTCTTTCCTACCCGTCTACGGTGTTGGGTCGAGAGCGAGCTATCGTGATCAACTTGGAGCACATCAAGGCCATCATCACCGCCCATGAGGTCCTGCTGCTCAATTCCCAAGACCCGTCTGTCACTCCATTTATTGAGGAGCTTCAGCGGCGGCTTTTGCGCCACCACCAAGCCACCACCAAACCCGCGAAAATCCAG GAGAAGGAGGGCAATGCCAATGAATCGAATTGGTATGAAATGGAAGAAGCAGAGGCAGATGCACAAGTGAGAAGAGCTGCTGGTGGAAATGGGGAAGGTGAGGCAACAGAGAAGCAAGGTCTGGAGGAGAATCGTGATGGTTTGAAGGTTCTGCCTTTTGAGTTTGTTGCATTGGAGGCATGCCTTGAGGCTGCTTGCAGTGTCTTAGAGAGTGAA GCAAAAACATTGGAGCAAGAAGCTCATCCAGCTTTAGATAAGCTCACTTCAAAGATTAGTACTCTCAATTTGGAACACGTCCGCCAAATCAAGAGTCGCTTGGTTGCAATTACCGGCCGTGTTCAGAAG GTGAGGGATGAACTAGAACACTTgcttgatgatgatgaagatatGGCTGAAATGTATCTAACTGACAAGTTGGTTCAGCAACATCTTGAAAATTCGTCCACTTCGTCCTTGGGTGAGAGAGATGACATGGATCCTGAAGCTCCAGGATCAGATATGGATGACAG GGGTCCTACTGAAATCTCAATGGAAGCTGGTGGGGACCACTTGAATTTTGAAGGTGATCCTCAAAACACTGATGACCCCCGGCATCAATTTCTTAGAAGGGACAGCCATGGGACCGCTACTAGCTCCACGCATAGTGCTATAGGAAAGGAACTCGATGTAGAAGAGCTTGAAATGCTTTTGGAGGCATATTTTGTGCAAATTGATGGTACACTGAACAAGCTATCCACGGTATACAA CTGA